From one Eucalyptus grandis isolate ANBG69807.140 chromosome 9, ASM1654582v1, whole genome shotgun sequence genomic stretch:
- the LOC104431019 gene encoding cysteine protease XCP1-like produces the protein MAPWPERQIKVYMLMVWLCAAAWTSAVTPPNSTLAEFEQWMAHHGRIYKDNLEKAKRKAANQSYKVGLNQFSDLTTEEFVPRYTGFRATSRSSKSSAATTFKYSMTQVPDSLNWVEKGVVGSIKDQGECGTCNERAASIAVARLKGYENIPSAIEGFSPGFKQYSGGVFNGPCGENINHAVAIAGYGKTPDGVDYWLLKNSWGETWGEKGYMRILRNSGVQGSLCGLVTQATLPVAY, from the exons ATGGCTCCATGGCCCGAGAGGCAAATCAAGGTCTACATGTTGATGGTATGGCTATGTGCAGCGGCTTGGACTTCGGCCGTGACGCCCCCGAATTCCACATTGGCCGAGTTCGAGCAGTGGATGGCCCACCACGGACGGATTTACAAGGATAATCTCGAGAAGGCGAAGCG CAAAGCGGCTAATCAGAGCTACAAAGTGGGTCTGAACCAATTTTCGGATTTGACCACGGAAGAGTTTGTCCCGAGATACACCGGGTTTAGAGCGACGTCGAGGAGCTCGAAATCATCCGCGGCCACCACTTTCAAGTACAGTATGACTCAAGTCCCGGATAGTTTAAACTGGGTCGAGAAAGGAGTTGTTGGCAGCATAAAAGATCAGGGAGAATGCG GCACTTGCAACGAGCGAGCCGCCTCCATCGCTGTAGCGCGGTTAAAAGGGTATGAGAACATCCCC AGCGCCATCGAGGGTTTCAGCCCTGGATTCAAGCAGTACAGCGGGGGCGTCTTCAATGGCCCTTGTGGGGAGAACATTAACCACGCCGTTGCAATCGCCGGATATGGGAAGACCCCCGACGGTGTCGACTATTGGCTGCTCAAGAACTCGTGGGGCGAGACTTGGGGCGAGAAAGGATACATGAGAATTCTGCGGAACTCGGGCGTGCAAGGCAGTCTCTGTGGACTCGTTACGCAAGCTACTCTGCCAGTTGCATATTAA
- the LOC104446920 gene encoding zingipain-2 translates to MAPWLVGQIEVYMLIVSLCAGASTSATTPPNSTLAEFEQWMARHGRIYADNREKVKRYEIFLETLRFIEDFNYKAANRSYRVGLNQFSDLTTDEFVARYTGFRAESNSSNSSATATFKYQGSTHVPSSVNWVDRGVVNRIKYQGACESCWAFSAAAAVESITAIKTGVLLSLSEQQLIDCATNGGNHGCEGGREDDAYNYIVQNKGISSEDTYPYIGADNACNTQAASFAAAQISGHEDIPVSEDEILKAVAMQPVSVALDSSSAGFQHYVGGIFEGPCGVNLNHAAVIVGYGTTPDGVDYWLLRNSWDVTWGEEGYMRILRNSGIPGGLCGLAMQASYPVA, encoded by the exons ATGGCTCCATGGCTCGTGGGGCAAATTGAGGTCTACATGTTGATAGTATCATTATGTGCAGGGGCTTCGACTTCGGCCACGACGCCCCCGAATTCCACATTGGCCGAGTTCGAGCAGTGGATGGCCCGCCACGGACGGATTTATGCGGATAATCGCGAGAAGGTGAAGCGGTACGAGATCTTTCTGGAGACTTTGCGCTTCATCGAAGACTTCAACTACAAAGCGGCTAATCGGAGCTACAGAGTGGGTCTGAACCAATTTTCAGATTTGACCACGGATGAGTTCGTCGCGAGATACACCGGGTTCCGAGCGGAGTCTAATAGCTCAAATTCATCTGCGACTGCTACTTTCAAGTACCAAGGTTCGACTCATGTCCCGTCTAGCGTAAATTGGGTGGATCGAGGAGTTGTGAACAGGATAAAATACCAGGGCGCATGCG AATCTTGCTGGGCATTCTCAGCAGCTGCAGCTGTGGAATCGATCACAGCAATAAAAACCGGTGTACTACTCAGCTTGTCCGAGCAACAGCTTATTGACTGTGCCACAAACGGGGGAAACCATGGATGCGAAGGCGGTCGGGAGGACGATGCCTATAATTACATTGTCCAAAACAAAGGCATAAGCTCTGAAGACACTTACCCCTACATAGGCGCTGATAACGCTTGCAACACACAAGCCGCCTCCTTTGCTGCAGCGCAAATATCAGGGCATGAAGACATCCCTGTGAGCGAAGACGAGATATTGAAGGCCGTGGCAATGCAACCGGTTTCAGTTGCCCTCGACTCGAGCAGTGCCGGATTCCAGCATTACGTTGGGGGCATCTTCGAGGGCCCTTGTGGGGTGAACTTGAACCATGCGGCCGTGATAGTCGGATACGGGACAACCCCGGATGGTGTCGACTATTGGCTGCTCAGGAACTCGTGGGACGTGACGTGGGGCGAGGAAGGATACATGAGAATTCTGCGGAACTCGGGCATCCCAGGCGGTCTCTGTGGACTCGCTATGCAAGCTTCTTATCCAGTTGCATGA